Part of the Romeriopsis navalis LEGE 11480 genome is shown below.
GGGGTGCGGATTCGAAATATCCACGTAGAGGTTATAGGGTTAATCGAAAAGATAGAGAAACGATATTCATACACCATACGGTTATTGTGGATAACGATGTGACAAAGAATCAATGGGAGACTGAAGCAGAAGTTTTCTCAAAGATGAGGCAACTGCAGATAATTCGTCAAAAAGATCTAGGTTCGGATGTGCCCTACAACTTTGTGGTTTTCCTAATGAATACTAATCCCGCATCCATTTACGTATGTGAGGGACGCGGAGAAGATCGAACAGGAGCCCATACCCGTGGCCATAATACAAAAGGTATTGGTATTGCACTGCAAGGAAACTTCGAGCATATTTTGACTCCTCTGAGTGAATATATTCCCTTGATTTCGTTGTTCCTTGGCTGGCTAAAATTTGATCCTAATGGGCCTAATTATGGTGGTCCATATGCTCCGATGTCTAATTTAAATGAAATAAGCTATCACCAGAAAGTGAGTAACACTGCATGTCCAGGTAAACATGTGATCGAGATTATTCCCCGGCTGAAATATATCAATCCAAGATGATTCTCCTATGCTCTATTTGTCTCCATCTAGTCGATAAATGGTTTTCATTTATGTTATAGATCCGGTAGGTGTAGTGGAGTTTGATTGCTATTTTCTGAGAGCTTAGGTTCTAAATAATCAGTATCACCGTAGTAAATAATTTGCGAGAGGCATCTAAATTATGGCTTGGCTTAAATTGACAAAGACTGGATTGTATTTGATGAAAAGTGGTTCTATCTGTTATGTAAAGAAAGTCGATGTCTCCTCTTCCAACCAAAATCCATCGGAGCTTCGATTATCTGTTCCATTGGATTGGTTTTCTGGTCGAGATATTCCTGGTTCTATGGTGATTGATCTGGAGAGTAATGAGCCAGAAACTTGCCCAATATCTGCTACTCCTTCCGGCCCAATCGCAATGCCTTTAAGTGGCAAAGTGATTGTGCTTGATCCAGGACATGGTGAGTTTCATGGTGGAATTAATGATCCAGGAGCTGTCAATAAAGCATTGGGACGAAATGAACGAGATGAAGTCCGTAAGCAGGCTGATATTATTAAAGCGAAACTTGAGGCAAAAGGAGCAATTGTCAAAGTTGTTGAAAACAATACTGGCAAAAGTCTGAGTGCAATTGGTTCAGAAGGTCGTGGTTCTGATTGCTTTATTTCATTACATTTGAATGCTTTCAATGAAGAGGTTCAACGCCATGAGGTGTTTGTGCACACTCAGGGTACACCGACTGATGAGAAACTAGCTGGTTTGATTAGCCAAGCATTAGCTAAAGTACTGCCGATTCCGGATGCGGGTGTAAAAAGAATGGGATTGGGAGTTCTACGGGGAGTTCCGCTTCCAGTTCCTGCGGTATTGACGGAAGGATTTTTCATTGATTCGGTCAAGGATACAGCAACCCTAGACAACTGGAATACATTAGCTGCAAATGCTATTGCTGAAGGAATTGAGAATTTTCTGACGGCGTAAAGACCTAAGCCCTGACTGCCTGATACAAGTTATCTCAAGAATCTTATATCAAGGCTGTCTAGAGACTTCTTGAACATCTCATATTTGCCCCCATCTACGACTGGAATCATTCATTCATCAGGACAAGCATATCTTTCTTCGAAGATATATCAGGGCTTTCAGAAGATGTGTCAGGCAGCCAGGTCTAGTACCTTATTTACCACTTCAACTAATCCCTAAAGCTTTAGAAGTAACACCAAAAAATCTGGATTTTGACATGTCTATTGAGAAAATCTATTTGCACTGGAGTGCAACACCTTATAATTTTGTCAAGGAGGGCGCGTATCATACGATTGTCCAGGGTGATGGCCGCATTTTGAGACTCAGTGGTTATGATCAATTTACCTTCCATACATTTAGGCGAAACTCAAATGCGGTGGGTATTGCTTGCGCATGCATGGGCGGAATACCGTGGAGAGACTTTCCACCTACACAAATCCAGATTGAAAATATGTGCCGTGAAGCTGCGGCACTGGCTAAGCAACTTGGATGGAAACCAGAATCTATTTCAGATCTTCCACATGTGAACCGCGTTTTAACGCATGCGGAGGCAGCTGCAAACAGAGATTTTGGAGAGATATCTGCACGTTTATCAACAGGTGTTTCTGATAGTAGTGCTATTCGAAACGGCCTACCCCACAATAATTATGGACCCAGTAGATGGCCTGATGGATGGCCGGGTGGAACTGTTGAACGCTGGGATTTTTTTCAAATTAAGGAATCTGACCCTCCAGGCTCAGGTGGAGACGCGCTGCGCAAAATGATTCGGGAGTTTATGGTTTCACCTACCAAATCACCCTTATCAGAAGCGGAAGAAGTCAAGATTTTATTGAATGGAGAAAACATTGCAAGTGGTTTCTTGCTAGATGAGAATCGCTACTATGTTAAATTACTTGATCTATTACGCCCTTTTGATATCGAACTTGGAAAAGTAAAGCCGGGTGAAGATCGATTTATTAACCTTATCTCTAATCAACTAACACCAAAATTTTTAGCTGATTTACCGCTAATTCAGGGATTTCCAACTGTTGACATCTACCTTAATCGGCCCATTGACTTGGAAGGTAATCCTGTTGGTGATATTCGCAATCCAATTCGTCCGTTTATTGGTGGTGTCTTAATCGAAAAATCAACTTATGTACCTCTTTCCGATTTCTGCAATGAACTTGGAATATCATTCGCAGTTGTTATAGATGATACTCGCTCTATTCGTTTAAGCCGCTAATGCAATCACATCTAAATATAAAAGCTGAAAATGATGTTTAACAAATACGGAAGTCACTCCTTACTGCTGATGATTTTTCTAATAAATTCATCAATATTTCCTGTTATCACTTATGCACAAAATCAAAACGGTGATTACTTTAAAGAAACTCTTCCAGTGTGTCCATCTCAGCCAGAGTAAGTCGTTGGTGACTGGCGTGTAGTTACACCTAGCGGCTTAAACTGTCGGAGTAGGCCAGAAATTGATATTAACGTTATTAGAGTTTTGTCATTTGGAGACTCTTTTAGTGTGCAAACTTCTGAAGGTCGAAACCAGCATAATGACCCAACTGAATTAGATAGTTCGGGGAACCCATGGTTTAAGCTAACACCTCGTAAAGGGGTAGTTTGTTTCGTAAGAGCCAATAGTAAATATATCAGACCTATCTCTTCTAATTCTTCAAGCTCTCAAGATAGAAATGGCGATTACTTTGTAAAGAATCTACCTTTGATAGATGGCACATATTTCTATAGTAGATGTAGAGTTATTAGTCCTCAACTGAAGTGTCATAGAAGGCCAGGTGAGCAGTTTAACCCGCTTGCAACATTTGTTAAGGATGAACTAGTTGACGTTCCAGTTAGTTTTGGTAGAATTGCTAATGTCGATCCAATTTACTTGGATTCACAAAAAAACCTTGGATGATTGTCACAGGTTCTAATGTTAGCAGATTTAGCAATAATGGGGTCTGCTTTATTCGAGCAAACAAAAAGTTTATTTCCCCATCAGAATAAGAGAGATAGATCAGAAAGCTCTGAGAAAAAGATCTAGATTCAAAAATGATCTAGATTCAAGGTGGCATAGAAGAAAACGGCTATGTCCCGATTCTTGTACCAATAATCTGAAACGCCTATTTCCAAGATATTGTACAAGTATTCTTACTAGCCCAATCATGTTTACGATCTACTGAGGAGGATTATATTCGATAAACCAATGTTTCAGAATCTCTGCTTGAAATCGATATTTTCTATTTGAAAAATCCAAGATTTCTTTCTGAATTAATTCATCCATGACATCTTGCTGTGCATTAACTTCTTGTTCATTTGCAATAGAATATAAAGCTTCTATTGACTTTTCCATTAACTGATTGCGCTCAATATCGGCAAAGAAAAAACTGCCACTGTTCAACGCCTCAGGAACCGCTGCTTCGATATCGGCTAAAGTTGCCAACTGTCGCCCCGCGGCTGGCTGCTCATTCTTCAGCGCGACAATTTCGGTACAGAGCAGTTGCACCAAAAATGGATGTCCGTGGGTGAGCTGAATAATCCGATCGACCGCCCCATCCTCATACCGCAAAGCAAAATCCCGTACCGGATGCTCAATCAGTTGCCGTGCTTCCGCCTCACTCAAATAGCTCAAATGCAGCACTTGCAGATTAATCAAATACCCCGACCAACGCTGAAACTCCTCTAAGGTATGGGTGCCTGCGAGCAAAACACGAAATCGATCGCGGTGCTGAATCAGATTCCGTAGCATCCCCAAAACAATATCCGCATCAAATCGTCCCGCATCTAATGCGTGATTCAAGGCTTCAAACTCATCCAACATCAGTAGCGCAGTTGCAGGGGCTATCGCCGCTTCCACTTGGTCAATCCATTCGTCAAATATGGTAAACGGGTCAACGGCTAACTGTTCCCGCGACAACGGCTGAAGCATGATATTACGATATTGCTGAGCCGACTGCACAATGCCCTTAGCCAAGTTGTAGAGTAATCCCACATGATCACTCGCCGTACTTGCTGGCCCTTGCAAATCAATAAAAAACGGCACAATCTGACTCGGCAACAACCGTCCCAAATGATTGAGCAATGAAGTCTTGCCCATGCGCCGTTGACCGTAGAGCAACAGCGAGGAATGCCGCCGATCGCGCAGCAACCTTTCAATCTGGGCGCTAATCTCCTGACGTCCCACAAAGATTTCCTGTTGTTGGTTCAGCGGAATACCGACGATATAAGGTGACTCGATTTCTTGACTTGTTTCCGCTTGTTGATCGAGCGATCGTTGTTCAGCTTCCGCCACTCGCAGCCAAGACTGCCACACAGGCCGAAAGCGCGGTGCATAAACTTGATTACTGCGAGTTAGTTCCCGCCCCATTCCCTCTAAATTTTCAACAAGATGACTTAGCAGGAGCCTTTGGTTATACAGACTCGATTGATTAAAAATTGCCGCCGCATCACGGCTAATGCGATTAAAACTCCGTAAAATATCCGTTGCCGGTCCAGCCAGTTCACCGAGACTGAGCCGCTGATGTAGTTGTCTGATCGCCCGCATATCCTGACATTGCTCAAGTTGCCTGGCATCGAGCTCAATCTGCGCATCCCTTGCCGCCCAGCGTTGGTTGCTGCTACTAATATGGGCGATCGCCCATTGCCCCACTTCTGGCACCTGCTCGCACATCAATACCAAATGCCGATCGAGTCCCCACAACAGCAACCGCTGATGCTCATCCCAGAATGTACTGTGCCACAGCAGATAATGCCGTGTGAACCGCTGCGATCGCGTTTGCTGTCCATCCAAGCGATACAGCAACAAATTCCACACCTGCTCAAATGGATAAATCAACATCGGTAACCATTGGGTCAGCGTCAAGCTAAACAGCAAACAGCCCAACGTCACCGGCAGCGAATACCAGAGGGGAATGTTTGTCACGATACTGACCACGATCGTGTAAATCGCACTGCTACCGAGGGTCCCAGCAATTGCTCCAGCTTCGACACCCGCGATCGACACGGTTAAGTTATAAGCCAATGCAAATAGCATGGTGAGGAGCATTGCATTACCGCTACCGACGGCGAGTCCCCGAATTTCGCCATTCGCCGGATTTGCAATAAAACTAATAACAGTTGAAATAATAATGCTAGCGGCAACGCTAAAAAACAGATTTTTCCACCATTGACCACTATGCTTGCCAAGCATTACACCCAACAAAAGACCGAGAACCACCCCAGTAATTAAACGATTACTAAATGCTGTACCCATAGGCAATTGACCCAGGGGCAAACGACTCAATAAATCTCCCAAACCGATCGCGACACTCAGTGTTAGACCACTGCCAAGGATGCCGAGCCCAATGCCGCCGATGCGTTGTCCCACAACGTTGTGGGGACTATTCGTTTCCACACTCGCCGCAACGCTAGCGGCTAATCCGTTCGGCACACTGGCCATGACGATCGGCAGTGAAATCGTTGCAATCATAACGCGCAAATCACCCCGCTGAAATGCAAAGCCAGTCCGAAAGGTCATTAAGCTATCTGGACCCAATATTCCAAAAATAACGCCGCCCAGTAGTCCCCCTACCATTGCCGCAATCCAACTCGCAGCGATGCTAATGACTAATCCGCCGAGCATCCCAGTGCTCAGGCAGGCGGTAAATCCGACAAATACTCCAAACAAAATATTTGATATTGGTTGACCGAGAATCGCTAATGATAGGGCGATGCAGAGGCTCACCCCGATCGGTAAGACCAGAAATTCCAGCCAACAGAGGCGTTTTACCAAGGGATGACGACGCTCGGATGATTGCAACTCCGCCAAACAAAAATTGGGACGGAGCGGAATCTGTGCGAGGGACTGCCGCCATGCGGTGGGTCGGAGCAACAGCCAAGCGAAAACTTCAACTGTGGCGATTAGCCAGTTGTGTGATAGTTGGCGAGTATGACCGCTGATCGGAGTTTCCGGTTGACTGGCTGACATGGGTGGTGAGTCTCCGCTATCCCCGTCGATAAAATTCTAGCTGTTGCAATCCTTCTGCTTTCCATATGTCATCGGTTTCCTGATTGCGCAAAGCCTCGAGGCGGTACTGACAGAGGATTTGAATCAAAAACGGCCAACATTCACTCTGTTCGATAATCCAGGCAATATCCGCCGCATCAAAGGCGATCGGCGAACTTCCTATCAGTGCTCTTGCATCGGTTTCGGCCAGCGGCCCCAGGTTCGTGGCATAGCCAAAAATATTAAAAAATGGCGAACTATGTCCGGTATGACTGGCGAGTTCCGTGGGATGTTCATGGCTGGTCAGAATAAAGCTAAGATTGCCATTGCTATGGTTCGAGGCCAGCGATCTCAAACTCTCCCAAAACGTATCGTCTAAATCCGAATCCCGCTTCAGCACTGACCCAATTTCATCCAGCAGCATCACCGTCGGTTGCTGTAAGTGAGTGCTCATCAAATCCATAAACTGCTCCAGGTCGCAGTGCTCGATATTCACACCGAGGGCCGATAGTAAATGTTTGATCAAGCCATCACGGGTACCGAGACGCGGGTCTTGCAGGTCCACAAAAATCCATTTGTATTGCTCCGGGTGAAGCAGTCGATCGCCATTTTGATCACCCCGCAACTGCACCGCTGGGATCAGCGTTAGTTGGGCCAAATGCTTCAGCAAAGAGGTTTTGCCACTTTTGCGGGGACCGATAATCGCAATATTTTGTAGTGGTCGCCGTTTGAGTAACCCAAAGCTGCGGTTGATTTCGCGCGATCGACCAAAAAAGCCCATCG
Proteins encoded:
- a CDS encoding N-acetylmuramoyl-L-alanine amidase → MAKFQIANRVTYADRRGWGADSKYPRRGYRVNRKDRETIFIHHTVIVDNDVTKNQWETEAEVFSKMRQLQIIRQKDLGSDVPYNFVVFLMNTNPASIYVCEGRGEDRTGAHTRGHNTKGIGIALQGNFEHILTPLSEYIPLISLFLGWLKFDPNGPNYGGPYAPMSNLNEISYHQKVSNTACPGKHVIEIIPRLKYINPR
- a CDS encoding ATP-binding protein, translating into MPSIAWLMARSLKVAPPHIAQVNLAVKRRGYPSQKQFAADVGPSLSTVKKFLKGEAIDYENFRELCERLELDWQSVVDLATDETVVNTAAPLTGEIAAFNPSHPISHPMGFFGRSREINRSFGLLKRRPLQNIAIIGPRKSGKTSLLKHLAQLTLIPAVQLRGDQNGDRLLHPEQYKWIFVDLQDPRLGTRDGLIKHLLSALGVNIEHCDLEQFMDLMSTHLQQPTVMLLDEIGSVLKRDSDLDDTFWESLRSLASNHSNGNLSFILTSHEHPTELASHTGHSSPFFNIFGYATNLGPLAETDARALIGSSPIAFDAADIAWIIEQSECWPFLIQILCQYRLEALRNQETDDIWKAEGLQQLEFYRRG
- a CDS encoding N-acetylmuramoyl-L-alanine amidase family protein; translated protein: MAWLKLTKTGLYLMKSGSICYVKKVDVSSSNQNPSELRLSVPLDWFSGRDIPGSMVIDLESNEPETCPISATPSGPIAMPLSGKVIVLDPGHGEFHGGINDPGAVNKALGRNERDEVRKQADIIKAKLEAKGAIVKVVENNTGKSLSAIGSEGRGSDCFISLHLNAFNEEVQRHEVFVHTQGTPTDEKLAGLISQALAKVLPIPDAGVKRMGLGVLRGVPLPVPAVLTEGFFIDSVKDTATLDNWNTLAANAIAEGIENFLTA
- a CDS encoding peptidoglycan recognition protein family protein, with protein sequence MSIEKIYLHWSATPYNFVKEGAYHTIVQGDGRILRLSGYDQFTFHTFRRNSNAVGIACACMGGIPWRDFPPTQIQIENMCREAAALAKQLGWKPESISDLPHVNRVLTHAEAAANRDFGEISARLSTGVSDSSAIRNGLPHNNYGPSRWPDGWPGGTVERWDFFQIKESDPPGSGGDALRKMIREFMVSPTKSPLSEAEEVKILLNGENIASGFLLDENRYYVKLLDLLRPFDIELGKVKPGEDRFINLISNQLTPKFLADLPLIQGFPTVDIYLNRPIDLEGNPVGDIRNPIRPFIGGVLIEKSTYVPLSDFCNELGISFAVVIDDTRSIRLSR
- a CDS encoding AAA family ATPase → MSASQPETPISGHTRQLSHNWLIATVEVFAWLLLRPTAWRQSLAQIPLRPNFCLAELQSSERRHPLVKRLCWLEFLVLPIGVSLCIALSLAILGQPISNILFGVFVGFTACLSTGMLGGLVISIAASWIAAMVGGLLGGVIFGILGPDSLMTFRTGFAFQRGDLRVMIATISLPIVMASVPNGLAASVAASVETNSPHNVVGQRIGGIGLGILGSGLTLSVAIGLGDLLSRLPLGQLPMGTAFSNRLITGVVLGLLLGVMLGKHSGQWWKNLFFSVAASIIISTVISFIANPANGEIRGLAVGSGNAMLLTMLFALAYNLTVSIAGVEAGAIAGTLGSSAIYTIVVSIVTNIPLWYSLPVTLGCLLFSLTLTQWLPMLIYPFEQVWNLLLYRLDGQQTRSQRFTRHYLLWHSTFWDEHQRLLLWGLDRHLVLMCEQVPEVGQWAIAHISSSNQRWAARDAQIELDARQLEQCQDMRAIRQLHQRLSLGELAGPATDILRSFNRISRDAAAIFNQSSLYNQRLLLSHLVENLEGMGRELTRSNQVYAPRFRPVWQSWLRVAEAEQRSLDQQAETSQEIESPYIVGIPLNQQQEIFVGRQEISAQIERLLRDRRHSSLLLYGQRRMGKTSLLNHLGRLLPSQIVPFFIDLQGPASTASDHVGLLYNLAKGIVQSAQQYRNIMLQPLSREQLAVDPFTIFDEWIDQVEAAIAPATALLMLDEFEALNHALDAGRFDADIVLGMLRNLIQHRDRFRVLLAGTHTLEEFQRWSGYLINLQVLHLSYLSEAEARQLIEHPVRDFALRYEDGAVDRIIQLTHGHPFLVQLLCTEIVALKNEQPAAGRQLATLADIEAAVPEALNSGSFFFADIERNQLMEKSIEALYSIANEQEVNAQQDVMDELIQKEILDFSNRKYRFQAEILKHWFIEYNPPQ